In Desulfofundulus kuznetsovii DSM 6115, the following are encoded in one genomic region:
- a CDS encoding methylenetetrahydrofolate reductase C-terminal domain-containing protein codes for MIIAQQKPIKDIAAMIADCKKVLLVGCAGCVTVCLSGGEKETEVLASSLRIMRRLQGNHLETVTYTATRQCDPEYIEALENLVKDVDAVVSLACGVGVQYIAERFHDKWVVPAQNTMFVGGSTAHGVWEERCGLCGDCILHRTGGICPIIRCSKSILNGPCGGSQYGKCEISKDVDCAWQLIYDRMKALGKLDKLLEIQPPKDWSKSRDGGPRKAIREDVMIG; via the coding sequence ATGATCATAGCACAACAAAAGCCAATTAAAGATATTGCCGCAATGATTGCTGACTGCAAAAAGGTCCTCCTGGTTGGCTGTGCCGGTTGTGTTACCGTCTGCCTGTCGGGGGGCGAGAAAGAAACCGAAGTTTTAGCTTCATCCCTGCGCATCATGCGCCGGTTACAGGGCAACCACCTGGAAACAGTTACCTATACCGCCACCAGGCAGTGCGACCCGGAATACATTGAGGCCCTGGAAAATCTGGTTAAAGACGTCGATGCCGTAGTTTCCCTTGCCTGTGGAGTGGGCGTACAGTACATCGCCGAGCGGTTTCATGACAAGTGGGTGGTACCTGCCCAGAACACCATGTTTGTGGGTGGTTCCACGGCCCACGGCGTGTGGGAAGAGAGGTGCGGTCTTTGCGGCGACTGCATCCTCCACCGCACCGGCGGTATCTGCCCCATTATCCGCTGCTCCAAGAGCATCTTAAACGGTCCCTGTGGCGGTTCCCAGTACGGCAAGTGTGAGATCAGCAAGGATGTGGACTGTGCCTGGCAACTGATCTACGACCGCATGAAAGCTCTGGGCAAGCTGGACAAATTGCTTGAAATTCAGCCGCCCAAGGATTGGTCCAAGTCCCGTGACGGAGGGCCGCGCAAAGCCATCAGGGAGGATGTGATGATCGGGTGA
- a CDS encoding hydrogenase iron-sulfur subunit: MGEFEPKIVAFCCHYUAYSAADLAGSMRLQYSPNIRIVEMPCSGTIDHRVLLQAFEDGADGVFVAGCMEGDCHFQKGNYRAKKRVNAVKKLLDEIGVGGERLEMYNLSAAMGPRFAEIANEMTERIRRLGPNPLKKQNAGTTEKEGDVA; this comes from the coding sequence GTGGGGGAATTTGAGCCTAAAATCGTAGCATTTTGCTGCCACTACTGAGCCTACTCCGCAGCGGACCTGGCAGGTTCGATGCGACTGCAATATTCTCCAAACATTCGCATTGTCGAAATGCCCTGCTCGGGCACTATCGATCACCGGGTGCTCCTGCAGGCCTTTGAAGATGGCGCCGACGGCGTGTTCGTTGCCGGCTGCATGGAAGGCGACTGTCACTTCCAAAAAGGAAACTATCGCGCCAAGAAGCGGGTAAATGCGGTTAAAAAACTGCTCGATGAAATTGGAGTGGGCGGCGAACGCCTGGAAATGTACAACCTTTCGGCGGCCATGGGACCCCGTTTTGCGGAAATAGCCAACGAGATGACCGAACGTATCCGCCGCCTGGGCCCCAATCCCCTTAAAAAACAAAATGCGGGGACCACGGAGAAAGAAGGTGACGTGGCATGA